One stretch of Geoalkalibacter ferrihydriticus DSM 17813 DNA includes these proteins:
- a CDS encoding DUF362 domain-containing protein, whose product MAYTINDECINCGACDPTCPVDAISEQGDVRVIDAATCTDCGACVDSCPVDAIHPA is encoded by the coding sequence ATGGCTTACACGATTAACGACGAATGCATCAACTGCGGTGCCTGCGACCCGACCTGTCCGGTCGATGCCATCAGCGAGCAGGGCGACGTGCGCGTCATCGACGCCGCGACCTGCACTGACTGCGGCGCCTGTGTCGACAGCTGCCCGGTTGACGCCATCCACCCGGCCTAA
- a CDS encoding twin-arginine translocase TatA/TatE family subunit, producing the protein MFGLGTTELIIILVLVLIIFGAGRLPDIGNALGRGIRNFKKAVDSNDEIDITPKDDEKSEAKKDQEKK; encoded by the coding sequence ATGTTCGGACTCGGCACGACGGAGCTCATCATCATTCTGGTTCTGGTTCTGATTATTTTTGGCGCCGGGCGACTTCCCGACATCGGAAATGCTTTGGGGCGGGGGATTCGTAACTTCAAGAAAGCCGTTGATTCCAACGACGAAATCGATATTACCCCCAAGGACGACGAGAAGAGCGAGGCGAAAAAGGACCAGGAAAAGAAATAG